The following is a genomic window from Drosophila busckii strain San Diego stock center, stock number 13000-0081.31 chromosome 2L, ASM1175060v1, whole genome shotgun sequence.
ATGTCATCTGGCGAAATTAAAGATGGCGGCGGTTGCCAAAAATGTAATGGATAACACTTGCTGATCGTAAGCTAAGCTGTAAAcgtttacacacatacatgcatacatttgtgaagtaaaataaatatgtaaagttCTATGCATTTgtgcaaatgctttaatttaatgaaagctgaaatgcaaataaattgttatgaaTTGATCATGCGAATTGAGCTTTAGCTCTTTAcgttgctgtttttttatcttttcttttttttgtgcgcgtgttttatttaattaaatttaatcaaagctaaaatgcaaaataaattgcaatcatCTTGATGAGCTTTAACTAATTATACTcctttaatttttctattaatttcTGTTCATAGGACTTTATTCTAATCAGCTGTTCAGCAGCAATTTCTTCCAATATATCCATGCGCTTGCGTTGGCTGCGGATTAGCATAGAATAAGGCTTAAACTTAAGTCTATTACTTGGCAGCTACTTACCGCTTCAAACGTCCTGGCAAATATTCAGTAGGCATCAAATTTGGTGTGTTTCTAATTGAACGAACAAcactttataaattataatataaaaaaaaatcgctTACCTTTGCGCCATGTGGCGTTGACTGGCCAAAACAGCAGCGAGCTTGGGATCAATGCGGTGGTCGGATTGGAAAGCACCTTGAGCATCCACATCTGGATTTTCCATCATTTTACGCCTTATCCAATAATAAGGTTTCTTGAACAACAACGTGATGGTAGCCCACAATTGGGAGGGACGTGTCTGAACACCACTCTTGACCTCATCGTAGGTGGTATTGATTATGACGAGAAAGGCTTGCAGGAGTCCGATATAAACATAGGAGACAAACGATACGTAATATATGGCAGCCCAAGTTGGATTCGATTTCTTAAGATCGGTGTATTTGAAATCACCAGCAATCCAACGCGCCATGGTCCACATGGAGATCAGTAGATTACGAAAGTAACGATTCTTGTTGCCAAAGAGAATAATGCCACACTGAGCATAGGCCAAGAAAACggcaaagaacaaaaaaaagaatccATGCATCTCCCTAGCGCTCTAAAGAGAGAATGAGGCTAAATGGaagcaatataattaaatggGACTTACGCGGCGAATAACTAGGAGGAAGATCATCATGCTGCGATTGAACACAATGAAGTGCATTAAGCGTATCCAAAGAAAAAGCGTAATAAAGCCagccaaattatttgcaataagGTTAATATGCGCGAATGTTTCCAGGCTAATGAATGTATCCTCTACCTTAACTCTTTCTAAAGCCCGCTCCACATAATATTGATGCAAACCGTGgcatattaacaacaaataagttAACTGCCAacaatgtatatttaaataaattgttttggctAAGCATATGTAGTAAACTTAccacaagcacaaacaaatcGCAAAAGTTAACCCAAAATgataaatatttgaagaaGCCCATTTTCAGCATGAGGCGAAACTCACGTCTGGTATTTAGCACAACACagctaatatataaataacaacaaacaaacgaaaccATATTCGGATCATTAAAGAGGGAGGCACGTCTGATAGGACGACAATTGTAGCTGCTTATGCAGCCGCCGCTAGGCAGATACTCCAGCATAAATCTATGAGCCATTACTACATTAACATTTCTATAGCTTATAGTTACAAAATTGCTTACCTGACGGCTTGCAATATGTTGGTATTGACATGA
Proteins encoded in this region:
- the LOC108601578 gene encoding polycystin-2-like is translated as MSETNQEEQPRTHKRKKSGTNEETRKKTRKKINKRAIVIKVLGIIWNCTFGVLFYLIKKTQKKNLVVRYYSIRETRVNLLQFCMYLISMILALMVCQGNRYTSMYYSNDAMCHRLAKTHFNVNASERITYKDVNSYKTFYIFIKEVVLSQMNFGDFQPKDRASVFTSPSDTTQFDALFGDVSNRTVLHGNVFLGPPRLRQVRVLPEECEKNSEFSEYYNLCFPAYSWRVEDKREYKGAKWMSNYERATVPIWTEVELYYGSGYTYDLTYNYDTNMQLIENLAASHWLNRGTRLVILEYSFFHVNTNILQAVRFMLEYLPSGGCISSYNCRPIRRASLFNDPNMVSFVCCYLYISCVVLNTRREFRLMLKMGFFKYLSFWVNFCDLFVLVLTYLLLICHGLHQYYVERALERVKVEDTFISLETFAHINLIANNLAGFITLFLWIRLMHFIVFNRSMMIFLLVIRRSAREMHGFFFLFFAVFLAYAQCGIILFGNKNRYFRNLLISMWTMARWIAGDFKYTDLKKSNPTWAAIYYVSFVSYVYIGLLQAFLVIINTTYDEVKSGVQTRPSQLWATITLLFKKPYYWIRRKMMENPDVDAQGAFQSDHRIDPKLAAVLASQRHMAQRNTPNLMPTEYLPGRLKRQRKRMDILEEIAAEQLIRIKSYEQKLIEKLKEYN